The Cryptomeria japonica chromosome 2, Sugi_1.0, whole genome shotgun sequence region CTGTTTGCTGGACAAAAATCCCTCTTGTTTTTCTTCAAACAAAAGAAAATCTTTATCCAGTAACATTTCATCTGATAGAAGAAAATCTTCTAAATTCGGGGAATGGTTGCTATCAATATCTTGAAGAAGAGAATCCAACAGAGCCCAATTCTGCTCCTCTGAAATCTGTTTCTCGTCAATACATGACTGAGATTCTGAGCCAGAAAATGTTTTGGCACCGTAATCGGGCACCTGCAAGAATTCTTCACGGGCAAATTTGGCCGCAACAGATTGAATTTGTGCTGGAGATAATGAAGAGGCGGATGGAATTTCAGGCAGAGAATCGGGAAAATTAAACTTGGCTTTGCATCCTCTGAGGCAATACACAGCGCAGTCGTAAGCCCGAGCTGCCCGTTGAGGAGAATCATACGAGCCCAACCAAATTCTGGCTGTGGAATTGGGCACTCTCACTTCAGAAACCCATTTCCCCCATTTTCTCATTCTCACTCCCTTGAAATTTTGAGTCTGGTGTAGGCAGTTGTGAGGATTCTGCTTTGGcgaggatttacttttaaccataTTGGTAGCAGAGAATGCCGAGATTCGAACTCGGGACTAGGCAATTGTGAAGATAAAATTGGCCAAAGAAGCTCACAGCATAGTAGTGCAGTGTACTTGCTGGGTGAGTCTGAAGATTCGATCTTTAGACTTGCTGAGGTGAGATTTGAGGAAATGGATAAggatgcaaaatatatatatacacaacctCGTTTGTCAGAATAGCGCGTAAAATCTGTGTGCCGAAAACTCCACATTTTCC contains the following coding sequences:
- the LOC131049836 gene encoding ethylene-responsive transcription factor ERF011; its protein translation is MVKSKSSPKQNPHNCLHQTQNFKGVRMRKWGKWVSEVRVPNSTARIWLGSYDSPQRAARAYDCAVYCLRGCKAKFNFPDSLPEIPSASSLSPAQIQSVAAKFAREEFLQVPDYGAKTFSGSESQSCIDEKQISEEQNWALLDSLLQDIDSNHSPNLEDFLLSDEMLLDKDFLLFEEKQEGFLSSKQTEDWWDF